The following are encoded in a window of Candidatus Methylacidiphilales bacterium genomic DNA:
- a CDS encoding ATP-binding protein: MKRDLDSVISNSINAKPVILVGARQAGKTTLAKMIASQANGYQYFNYDVAEDRKIILKQAWDSYSSVLILDEIQKMKQWKTWLKGVIDSKKPKMKLLVTGSMKLNLLRRSGDSLAGRYLQHHLYPVTIAELQQEYSWDAQQSLEHLLRRGGFPEPCLATNDATAQQWHNQYARDIIRNDLLELDSIRSISSIDVLYEELRSKVGSPLSITALARDIGLSHHLVQKYLTLFEAVFLLFKITPWHKNIAHANKLQPKYYFYDVSQVKRSRGVTLENIVAIELHQWVQLQNDLGKGSYALHYIRTKDDAEVDFVISNHNTPTLLIECKQSDGKPSKSLINIAKRCGNAETIQLVEQINHPYKVGSVAIQPMAQWLVNYCSIKIM; the protein is encoded by the coding sequence ATGAAAAGGGATCTTGATTCAGTTATCAGCAATTCAATCAATGCAAAGCCAGTAATACTGGTTGGGGCTAGGCAAGCTGGCAAAACCACCCTAGCCAAGATGATTGCAAGTCAAGCTAATGGTTACCAGTATTTTAACTATGATGTTGCTGAAGACAGGAAAATAATTCTAAAGCAAGCATGGGATTCCTATTCCTCTGTGCTTATCCTAGATGAAATACAGAAGATGAAGCAGTGGAAGACATGGCTAAAAGGAGTGATTGATAGTAAAAAACCAAAGATGAAGTTACTCGTTACTGGGAGTATGAAATTAAATCTATTGCGAAGGAGCGGCGATTCACTAGCAGGCAGATATCTACAGCATCATTTATATCCTGTAACAATAGCTGAACTACAGCAGGAATATAGTTGGGACGCACAGCAATCACTAGAACATCTCTTGCGGCGAGGTGGCTTTCCAGAACCATGTCTAGCAACTAATGACGCTACTGCACAACAATGGCACAACCAATACGCACGAGACATTATTAGGAACGATCTATTAGAACTAGACTCTATTAGAAGTATTAGTAGTATTGATGTGCTCTATGAGGAACTTAGGAGCAAAGTTGGATCTCCCCTATCAATCACAGCCCTCGCTAGAGATATTGGACTTAGCCATCATCTCGTACAGAAATACCTAACACTGTTTGAAGCAGTGTTTTTACTTTTTAAAATTACCCCTTGGCACAAAAACATAGCACATGCAAACAAACTACAACCAAAATATTATTTTTACGATGTCTCGCAAGTAAAAAGATCAAGAGGCGTAACGCTTGAAAACATTGTCGCAATAGAACTCCACCAATGGGTACAGCTACAAAATGACTTAGGTAAGGGAAGCTATGCACTTCATTACATAAGAACAAAAGATGATGCAGAAGTAGATTTCGTAATTAGCAACCATAACACACCTACCCTACTCATAGAATGCAAACAAAGCGACGGCAAACCAAGCAAAAGTCTAATCAATATAGCTAAACGATGTGGCAACGCAGAAACTATACAGCTGGTTGAACAAATTAATCACCCCTACAAAGTAGGTAGCGTTGCCATTCAACCAATGGCGCAATGGCTGGTCAACTACTGCTCTATCAAAATAATGTAA
- a CDS encoding ATP-dependent helicase — protein sequence MSLASEMKTLEQYWSQLGFRPNPEQAQAILYEGRSPLFLSAAPGSGKTRVLLWRTFNLLVNRGVKPSEILLCTFTKKAARELVEGLKLLLSSYQKVSGESIDIAGMFVGTIHSNCYRILGSRDFDVARERKKVPMVLDEFKQYLYVHNYTFMNTMLEFAGINSTSIETFIPEVNEYLGKTNSTSRHKFTDNVISLFNRLSEELFDTSLDCVGDDLDSRLLRMYQYYVNSLTENSYSDLSLMQKDALHRVVRLKISPFAHVIIDEYQDTNHVQEQLFFALTKAGSHICVVGDDDQSLYRFRGATVTNFTQFDLRCQHYLAMRPTMISLNTNYRSLPEIVTTYQNFMESQDWGKNSLFHIKKELQVHRKNRNSDAILSVCVTDEQDSKEDAIANLVLLIKKLKSEGKVSDYNQIAILFTYLQGNKFLSELRSALAESGLPSYCPRASLMLEQDVSKVMVGLLCTIYGYDKKIFGELKTWIPAVLQRAHEEMREDTELKKYCKNLSKEIALQCVWLEEITERIAQCAIDRDQKISEENLAALLKGVSAKNQIAKSLRQNKLMEHGMSRYPLRRMLSYASTSDYGFLDIFYKLLSFSYFSKQLSIDKNSSNEDVTVMHTLSAISDFLNTLVEMGYAKQLNSALEFANLTQSKEDEDDDDNPSFSILPKFYHKGFSSYLRAMYLQEIKEHEDSDDPFPKGRVPIITIHQSKGLEFPVVILGNLYKKKNEVNVLESFIRKVIPRYSTMPPEQLEPIAKLTLYDTARLFYVAMSRAKNTLIMLRFKKQNRIDSLKTITDSLNSISLSEVYQCVHEEKKQTVSLGKSYSLSADINSYQQCPRKYMFYRMFGFTPSREIGPQYGALVFKTINDMHNYELLQKQNKSS from the coding sequence ATGTCTTTGGCTTCTGAAATGAAAACCCTTGAACAGTACTGGTCTCAATTAGGTTTTAGACCTAACCCTGAACAAGCACAAGCTATTCTATATGAGGGAAGAAGCCCTTTGTTTTTAAGTGCAGCACCTGGGTCAGGCAAAACCCGAGTATTATTGTGGCGCACATTCAATTTATTGGTCAATCGAGGTGTGAAGCCAAGTGAAATCTTATTATGTACCTTTACCAAAAAAGCTGCGCGTGAATTAGTTGAGGGATTAAAGCTACTATTATCTTCATATCAAAAGGTGAGTGGTGAATCCATAGATATCGCCGGGATGTTCGTAGGCACCATCCATTCGAATTGTTATCGTATCCTTGGGAGTAGAGATTTTGATGTTGCCAGAGAGCGCAAAAAGGTGCCCATGGTACTTGATGAGTTTAAGCAATATCTCTATGTACACAACTATACCTTTATGAATACCATGCTTGAGTTTGCTGGGATTAACTCTACGAGCATTGAGACTTTTATTCCCGAAGTAAATGAATATTTAGGGAAGACTAATTCTACTTCGCGGCATAAATTTACCGACAATGTAATCTCATTGTTTAATCGTCTCTCCGAAGAGTTATTTGATACTAGTCTTGATTGCGTCGGCGATGATCTAGATTCACGCTTACTTAGAATGTATCAATATTATGTTAACTCACTCACAGAAAATAGCTACAGTGATTTATCATTAATGCAGAAGGATGCGTTACATAGAGTAGTGAGATTGAAAATCAGCCCTTTTGCTCATGTGATAATTGATGAGTATCAAGACACCAACCATGTGCAAGAGCAATTATTCTTTGCGTTGACTAAAGCCGGTAGCCATATATGTGTGGTCGGTGATGATGATCAGTCCCTATACCGCTTTCGTGGTGCTACCGTTACAAACTTCACCCAATTTGATTTACGATGCCAACATTATTTAGCTATGCGGCCAACTATGATTTCACTGAATACCAATTATCGCTCATTGCCAGAGATTGTAACCACCTATCAGAATTTTATGGAAAGCCAAGATTGGGGAAAGAACTCACTATTTCATATCAAAAAGGAATTACAAGTCCATCGTAAAAATCGCAATTCAGATGCAATCCTAAGTGTTTGTGTAACCGATGAACAAGACTCTAAAGAAGATGCTATAGCCAATCTTGTTTTGTTAATTAAAAAATTAAAATCAGAGGGCAAAGTCAGCGACTACAATCAAATTGCCATTTTATTTACCTATTTACAAGGAAATAAATTTTTATCAGAATTGCGATCAGCATTAGCCGAAAGCGGGCTACCCAGCTATTGCCCACGAGCGAGTTTAATGTTAGAACAAGATGTCAGCAAAGTGATGGTGGGTTTACTCTGCACTATCTATGGGTATGATAAAAAAATCTTTGGTGAATTAAAAACATGGATACCAGCAGTGCTTCAACGGGCGCATGAGGAGATGCGAGAAGACACTGAGTTAAAAAAATATTGCAAGAACTTATCCAAAGAAATTGCACTGCAATGTGTGTGGCTTGAAGAAATAACAGAACGCATAGCTCAATGCGCAATAGATCGCGACCAAAAAATAAGTGAAGAAAATCTTGCCGCATTGCTCAAAGGTGTTAGTGCAAAAAATCAAATCGCAAAATCGTTAAGGCAAAATAAATTAATGGAGCATGGGATGAGCCGTTACCCACTCAGACGAATGCTCTCCTACGCTTCTACTTCTGATTATGGTTTCCTAGATATATTCTATAAACTACTTTCGTTTAGTTATTTTTCAAAACAGCTCAGCATAGATAAAAACTCCAGCAATGAAGATGTAACTGTCATGCACACGCTCTCTGCTATTAGTGATTTTTTAAACACCTTAGTTGAAATGGGTTACGCCAAACAACTTAACTCTGCCCTAGAGTTTGCCAATCTCACCCAATCTAAAGAAGATGAAGACGACGATGACAATCCATCATTTTCTATTTTGCCAAAGTTTTACCATAAAGGATTTTCAAGTTATTTGCGGGCAATGTATTTACAGGAAATAAAAGAGCACGAAGACTCTGATGACCCATTCCCCAAAGGCAGAGTCCCCATTATCACCATTCATCAATCAAAAGGATTGGAGTTTCCCGTAGTTATTCTTGGCAATTTATACAAAAAGAAAAATGAGGTTAATGTGCTTGAATCATTTATAAGGAAAGTAATCCCCCGTTACAGTACTATGCCACCAGAACAGCTAGAACCGATTGCTAAGCTTACCCTGTATGATACTGCAAGATTATTTTATGTCGCGATGAGTAGAGCAAAAAATACGCTGATTATGTTGCGATTTAAAAAACAAAATCGCATTGATTCACTTAAAACAATTACTGACAGTTTAAATAGTATTTCCTTATCAGAAGTATATCAATGTGTTCATGAAGAAAAAAAACAAACAGTTAGTTTGGGAAAGAGTTATAGTCTCAGTGCTGATATTAATTCTTATCAACAATGCCCAAGGAAGTATATGTTTTACCGAATGTTTGGATTTACTCCATCTCGAGAAATTGGCCCACAGTATGGTGCTCTGGTGTTTAAAACAATTAATGATATGCACAACTATGAGCTCTTGCAAAAACAAAACAAATCATCATGA
- a CDS encoding SulP family inorganic anion transporter: protein MFPNYSFSKANIHAGIAVGLVNVPLSIAIAVASGATPEVGIITSFWAGLLFTIFGSCPANVVGTAAAISGVLGVVVAKLGPECLPTITLTSSALIAIFYFIGIHRYCRMVSYEIILGVTIGIAGLIALGQSCYIFGFTSIPEMKNAPLTNFYSQSALINIFIFVIALTLLFILKLKTKFPGAILIFALGVVLGYFQFFPDKLYTLKDSFGTLTFKLFILPKPTMLTFEIIEVSMVIAFICIIDTVLSAKLVEQQCAIGFDDKKELKGLTVANIFCALTGGIPATASFSRSSFMGQSGATDKSAGILNVGTMVIISAVFFYLFSYVPMVIIAAILFYIALTLIDYSALIKLFKTKNHYFWILISLGVITYLANPLVAIIIGVSYGWLKNKFVGS from the coding sequence TTGTTTCCTAACTACAGTTTTTCTAAAGCCAACATTCATGCAGGCATAGCAGTTGGATTAGTTAATGTGCCACTTTCCATTGCTATTGCTGTAGCCTCTGGCGCTACTCCAGAGGTAGGCATCATAACTTCTTTTTGGGCTGGATTACTATTTACAATTTTTGGTAGCTGTCCAGCAAATGTGGTGGGTACCGCAGCTGCGATATCTGGAGTATTGGGAGTGGTAGTCGCTAAGCTCGGTCCAGAATGTCTACCAACCATAACTTTAACATCCAGCGCGCTAATTGCTATTTTTTATTTTATAGGAATACACCGCTACTGCAGAATGGTTTCTTACGAAATAATTCTTGGAGTTACTATTGGTATCGCAGGATTAATTGCACTTGGTCAATCTTGTTATATTTTTGGATTTACTAGCATTCCAGAAATGAAAAACGCTCCACTTACTAATTTTTATTCTCAGTCTGCATTAATAAATATATTTATTTTTGTTATTGCATTAACATTACTATTTATACTTAAACTTAAAACAAAATTTCCAGGCGCAATACTTATTTTTGCTCTCGGTGTAGTGCTTGGATACTTTCAGTTTTTTCCTGATAAATTATATACCCTCAAAGATTCCTTTGGAACACTTACCTTTAAGCTTTTTATTCTTCCGAAGCCAACCATGTTAACATTTGAAATTATAGAGGTATCTATGGTTATAGCTTTTATATGTATTATTGATACAGTGTTATCCGCTAAGTTAGTTGAACAACAGTGTGCGATAGGTTTTGATGATAAAAAAGAATTAAAAGGGCTAACAGTTGCAAATATTTTTTGTGCGCTGACTGGTGGGATACCAGCTACCGCATCATTTTCAAGGTCTAGTTTTATGGGTCAATCTGGTGCAACTGATAAAAGTGCAGGTATTTTAAATGTGGGCACTATGGTGATTATATCGGCTGTGTTTTTTTACTTATTTAGCTATGTTCCGATGGTAATTATAGCTGCAATATTATTTTATATTGCCCTTACCTTAATAGATTATTCCGCACTAATAAAACTGTTTAAAACAAAAAATCATTATTTTTGGATATTGATTTCATTAGGAGTAATTACCTATTTGGCCAATCCTTTGGTAGCAATTATTATTGGCGTTAGTTATGGCTGGTTAAAAAATAAATTTGTTGGGTCCTAA
- a CDS encoding alkene reductase → MKHLIEKVSIGNINLESRMVMAPLTRNRAPGAMPNDLMKRYYAQRANPATGVGLIISEGTAISNEAQGYADVPGIWSQAQLEAWKPIVHEVHKLGGKFVSQLWHVGRVSHVDLQIQGAQPVAPSAIAADTRTVLLENGVAKFVKVSEPRALRLDEIPRLLDDYVVASRNAIKSGFDGVEIHCANGYLLHQFLSDTANKRDDQYGGTIENRARLCLEVIRAIVSEVGAHKTAIRLSPTTKACGISDTTPLQMYLYLLKELANYPLLYIHVIEGDTGGARDNQYAHAEQIDYAHLKKHYLACGGTSAWMVNNGYDKATAEVVIINDADLVSFGKLCIANPDLRKRFELNASFNSLDVKNLYGGGEKGYTDYPFLS, encoded by the coding sequence ATGAAACATCTGATAGAAAAAGTTTCAATTGGCAATATAAATCTTGAAAGCAGAATGGTGATGGCACCACTAACTCGCAATCGAGCTCCTGGAGCGATGCCCAATGATTTAATGAAACGCTACTATGCACAACGAGCAAATCCTGCAACTGGAGTTGGTCTGATTATTTCTGAAGGCACAGCTATTAGTAATGAGGCACAGGGTTATGCTGATGTTCCAGGAATATGGAGCCAGGCACAGTTAGAAGCTTGGAAGCCAATAGTTCATGAAGTGCATAAGTTAGGCGGTAAATTTGTTTCTCAATTATGGCATGTTGGTCGCGTTTCACATGTTGATTTGCAAATACAAGGAGCTCAACCAGTCGCCCCCTCCGCTATTGCTGCTGATACTCGTACAGTATTGCTGGAAAATGGTGTGGCAAAATTTGTTAAAGTATCTGAACCTCGCGCACTACGCTTAGATGAAATCCCTCGTTTACTTGATGACTATGTAGTGGCTAGTCGCAACGCTATAAAAAGCGGATTTGATGGAGTAGAAATCCATTGTGCAAATGGATATTTGTTACATCAGTTTTTAAGTGATACAGCAAACAAGAGAGATGATCAGTATGGAGGAACAATTGAAAACAGAGCCCGACTTTGTTTAGAAGTTATACGCGCAATAGTTAGCGAAGTTGGTGCTCATAAAACTGCTATCCGATTGTCACCTACAACTAAAGCATGTGGAATAAGTGACACTACCCCCCTGCAAATGTATCTTTATCTATTAAAAGAACTTGCCAACTATCCGTTACTGTATATTCATGTCATTGAAGGGGACACTGGTGGCGCTAGAGATAATCAGTATGCTCATGCAGAACAAATTGATTATGCCCACTTAAAAAAACACTACCTTGCTTGTGGGGGTACTAGTGCATGGATGGTTAATAATGGATATGACAAAGCGACAGCTGAAGTTGTTATCATTAATGATGCCGATTTAGTATCATTTGGAAAACTCTGCATAGCTAATCCAGATCTACGCAAACGATTTGAATTAAACGCTTCATTTAATAGTCTTGATGTAAAAAATTTATATGGTGGCGGTGAGAAAGGGTACACCGATTATCCGTTTTTATCATAA